The Streptomyces sp. NBC_00224 genome has a window encoding:
- a CDS encoding iron-sulfur cluster assembly accessory protein, with translation MSVSDETTTVSDGILLSDAAAAKVKALLDQEGREDLALRVAVQPGGCSGLRYQLFFDERSLDGDVVKDFGGVKVVTDRMSAPYLGGASIDFVDTIEKQGFTIDNPNASGSCACGDSFS, from the coding sequence ATGTCCGTATCGGACGAGACCACCACTGTGAGCGACGGCATCCTCCTGTCCGACGCCGCCGCGGCCAAGGTCAAGGCCCTCCTTGACCAGGAAGGCCGGGAAGACCTGGCGCTGCGCGTCGCCGTCCAGCCCGGCGGCTGCTCCGGCCTGCGCTACCAGCTCTTCTTCGACGAGCGCTCGCTCGACGGCGACGTCGTCAAGGACTTCGGCGGCGTGAAGGTCGTCACCGACCGCATGAGCGCCCCGTACCTGGGCGGCGCCTCGATCGACTTCGTGGACACCATCGAGAAGCAGGGCTTCACGATCGACAACCCGAACGCGTCGGGCTCCTGCGCCTGCGGCGACTCCTTCAGCTAA
- a CDS encoding response regulator, whose protein sequence is MTIRVVLADDQALLRSAFRVLVDSEPGMHVVGEASDGAEAVAVARATRADVVLMDIRMPGTDGLAATRMISEDPELTDVHVVMLTTFEVDEYVVQSLRAGASGFLGKGAEPDELLNAIRIAAAGEALLSPVATKGLIASFLAQGGSWDGSGDPPGAHAERLAALTGREREVLVQVAGGLSNDEIAERLVVSPLTVKTHVNRAMAKLGARDRAQLVVIAYESGLVRPRVE, encoded by the coding sequence ATGACGATCAGGGTGGTACTCGCGGACGACCAGGCGCTGCTGCGCTCCGCGTTCCGTGTCCTCGTCGACTCCGAGCCGGGCATGCACGTGGTGGGCGAGGCGTCGGACGGGGCCGAGGCGGTCGCCGTGGCCCGCGCGACCCGGGCCGACGTCGTCCTCATGGACATCCGGATGCCCGGCACGGACGGGCTCGCCGCGACCCGCATGATCAGCGAGGACCCCGAACTCACGGACGTCCACGTGGTGATGCTCACCACTTTCGAGGTCGACGAGTACGTGGTGCAGTCCCTGCGCGCGGGTGCCTCCGGCTTCCTGGGCAAGGGCGCCGAGCCGGACGAGCTCCTGAACGCCATCAGGATCGCGGCGGCGGGCGAGGCCCTGCTCTCGCCCGTCGCGACCAAGGGCCTCATCGCCAGTTTCCTCGCCCAGGGCGGCAGCTGGGACGGCTCCGGCGACCCGCCCGGCGCCCACGCCGAACGCCTGGCCGCCCTGACCGGCCGCGAACGCGAAGTCCTCGTCCAGGTGGCCGGCGGCCTCTCCAACGACGAGATCGCCGAACGCCTGGTGGTCAGCCCCCTCACGGTGAAGACCCACGTCAACCGCGCGATGGCCAAACTGGGCGCCCGGGACCGGGCCCAACTGGTCGTGATCGCGTACGAGTCGGGCCTGGTGCGGCCGAGGGTGGAATAG
- a CDS encoding carbohydrate kinase family protein: MRIAVTGSIATDHLMTFPGRFADQLVADQLHTVSLSFLVDNLDVRRGGVGANICFGMGQLGTRPILVGAAGSDFDEYRAWLDRHGVDTDSVRISEVLHTARFVCTTDADHNQIGSFYTGAMSEARQIELQAVAERVGGLDLVLIGADDPEAMLRHTEECKTRGIPFAADFSQQIARMSGDDIRTLLEGAKYLFSNEYEKGLIESKTGWSDAEILGKVDYRVTTLGSRGVRIERVGEDPIEVGCAEEEAKVDPTGVGDAFRAGFLSGLSWGVGHQRAAQVGCMLATLVIETLGTQEYQLRRAHFMDRFTKAYGDEAAAEVREYLA, translated from the coding sequence GTGCGTATCGCAGTCACCGGCTCCATCGCCACCGACCACCTCATGACCTTCCCCGGCCGATTCGCCGACCAGCTGGTCGCCGATCAGCTGCACACGGTCTCCCTCTCCTTCCTCGTCGACAACCTCGACGTGCGCCGGGGCGGTGTCGGCGCGAACATCTGCTTCGGAATGGGGCAGCTCGGCACCCGACCGATCCTCGTCGGGGCCGCCGGCTCCGACTTCGACGAGTACCGGGCCTGGCTGGACCGGCACGGGGTGGACACGGACTCGGTCCGTATCTCCGAGGTCCTGCACACCGCCCGCTTCGTGTGCACCACGGACGCCGACCACAACCAGATCGGCTCCTTCTACACGGGCGCGATGAGCGAGGCCCGCCAGATCGAGCTCCAGGCGGTGGCCGAGCGGGTGGGCGGCCTCGACCTGGTCCTGATCGGCGCCGACGACCCCGAGGCGATGCTCCGGCACACCGAGGAGTGCAAGACGCGCGGGATCCCGTTCGCGGCGGACTTCTCGCAGCAGATCGCCCGGATGTCCGGCGACGACATCCGTACGTTGCTGGAGGGCGCGAAGTACCTCTTCTCCAACGAGTACGAGAAGGGGCTCATCGAGTCCAAGACCGGCTGGAGCGACGCGGAGATCCTCGGGAAGGTCGACTACCGGGTCACCACCCTCGGCTCGCGGGGCGTGCGCATCGAGCGCGTCGGCGAGGACCCGATCGAGGTCGGCTGCGCCGAGGAGGAGGCCAAGGTCGACCCGACCGGCGTCGGCGACGCGTTCCGCGCGGGCTTCCTGTCGGGCCTGTCGTGGGGCGTCGGCCACCAGCGCGCCGCGCAGGTCGGCTGCATGCTGGCGACGCTGGTGATCGAGACGCTCGGCACCCAGGAGTACCAGCTGCGCCGCGCCCACTTCATGGACCGCTTCACGAAGGCGTACGGGGACGAGGCGGCGGCCGAGGTCCGGGAGTACCTGGCCTAG
- a CDS encoding class I SAM-dependent methyltransferase codes for MRQELVARQLDEQIAARFPVGQRLRVLDVGTGQGTQALRLARAGHTVTGLESDPEMLRVARESLSTEPEGIRERVRLIEGDGNETGVHFLPGSFDVVLCHGVLMYVQEPDAMLAGLARMLAPGGLLSLLVRNADALAMRPGLAGDWPAALSAFDTDAYTNRLGLSVRADRLENLTRTLDGIAAPLHVWYGVRVFTDNVPNDVQLPAAEELDRLLAAEDKAGRTDPYRQVAALLHLCGVRG; via the coding sequence GTGCGCCAGGAGCTCGTGGCCCGTCAGCTCGACGAGCAGATAGCCGCCCGCTTCCCGGTCGGCCAGCGGCTGCGCGTCCTCGACGTCGGTACGGGCCAGGGCACCCAGGCCCTGCGCCTGGCCCGGGCCGGGCACACGGTGACCGGCCTGGAGTCCGACCCCGAGATGCTCAGGGTGGCGCGCGAGTCGCTGTCCACCGAGCCGGAGGGCATCCGCGAGCGGGTCCGGCTGATCGAGGGCGACGGCAACGAGACCGGGGTGCACTTCCTGCCCGGCTCGTTCGACGTGGTGCTCTGCCACGGCGTGCTGATGTACGTCCAGGAGCCCGACGCCATGCTGGCGGGCCTGGCCCGGATGCTGGCCCCCGGCGGCCTGCTCTCGCTGCTCGTACGCAACGCGGACGCGCTCGCGATGCGCCCGGGGCTCGCCGGGGACTGGCCCGCGGCGCTCTCGGCCTTCGACACCGACGCGTACACCAACCGGCTCGGGCTCTCGGTCCGCGCCGACCGCCTTGAGAACCTGACCCGCACCCTGGACGGCATCGCGGCCCCGCTGCACGTCTGGTACGGCGTGCGCGTCTTCACGGACAACGTGCCCAACGACGTCCAGCTCCCGGCCGCCGAGGAGCTCGACCGGCTGCTCGCCGCCGAGGACAAGGCGGGCCGCACGGATCCCTACCGTCAGGTCGCGGCGCTGCTGCACCTGTGCGGAGTGCGGGGCTGA
- the nadA gene encoding quinolinate synthase NadA — protein sequence MRDVTTAQPLDVQPTPLALLLLGREADPKSERGVECPGDLPSPSDPNLVARARAAKEKLGDKVFILGHHYQRDEVIEFADVTGDSFKLAKDAAAKPEAEYIVFCGVHFMAESADILTSGDQKVVLPDLAAGCSMADMATAEQVAECWDVLTEAGIAEQVVPVSYMNSSADIKAFTGKHGGTICTSSNAKKALEWAFEQGEKVLFLPDQHLGRNTAVRDMGMSLDDCVLYNPHKPNGGLTVEQLRNAKMILWRGHCSVHGRFSVDSVNDVRARIPGVNVLVHPECKHEVVAAADYVGSTEYIIKALEAAPAGSKWAIGTELNLVRRLANRFAAEDKEVVFLDKTVCFCSTMNRIDLPHLVWTLESLADGKLVNQIQVDAETESFAKLALERMLALP from the coding sequence GTGCGTGACGTGACCACCGCCCAGCCCCTGGATGTCCAGCCGACGCCGCTCGCCCTGCTGCTGCTCGGCCGCGAGGCCGACCCGAAGAGCGAGCGCGGCGTGGAGTGCCCCGGCGACCTGCCGTCGCCGTCGGACCCGAACCTCGTGGCGCGCGCCCGCGCGGCCAAGGAGAAGCTCGGTGACAAGGTCTTCATCCTCGGCCACCACTACCAGCGCGACGAGGTCATCGAGTTCGCCGACGTCACCGGCGACTCCTTCAAGCTGGCCAAGGACGCGGCCGCCAAGCCGGAAGCCGAGTACATCGTCTTCTGCGGTGTGCACTTCATGGCCGAGTCCGCGGACATCCTGACCTCGGGCGACCAGAAGGTCGTGCTGCCCGACCTGGCCGCCGGCTGCTCGATGGCCGACATGGCCACCGCCGAGCAGGTCGCCGAGTGCTGGGACGTGCTGACCGAGGCGGGGATCGCCGAGCAGGTCGTGCCCGTCTCGTACATGAACTCCTCCGCCGACATCAAGGCCTTCACGGGCAAGCACGGCGGCACGATCTGCACCTCGTCCAACGCCAAGAAGGCGCTGGAGTGGGCGTTCGAGCAGGGCGAGAAGGTGCTCTTCCTGCCGGACCAGCACCTGGGCCGCAACACCGCCGTCCGCGACATGGGGATGTCGCTGGACGACTGCGTGCTCTACAACCCGCACAAGCCGAACGGCGGCCTGACCGTCGAGCAGCTGCGGAACGCCAAGATGATCCTGTGGCGCGGCCACTGCTCGGTCCACGGCCGGTTCTCGGTCGACTCGGTCAACGACGTGCGCGCCCGCATCCCCGGCGTGAACGTCCTGGTCCACCCCGAGTGCAAGCACGAGGTCGTGGCGGCCGCGGACTACGTCGGCTCGACCGAGTACATCATCAAGGCGCTGGAGGCGGCCCCGGCCGGCTCCAAGTGGGCCATCGGCACCGAGCTGAACCTGGTCCGCCGTCTGGCGAATCGATTCGCCGCGGAGGACAAGGAAGTCGTCTTCCTCGACAAGACGGTCTGCTTCTGCTCGACGATGAACCGGATCGACCTGCCGCACCTGGTGTGGACGCTTGAGTCCCTCGCGGACGGCAAGCTCGTCAACCAGATCCAGGTGGACGCGGAGACGGAGAGCTTCGCGAAGCTGGCGCTGGAGCGGATGCTGGCTTTGCCGTAG
- a CDS encoding cysteine desulfurase/sulfurtransferase TusA family protein yields MPYFDAASSAPLHPVARQALQASLDEGWADPARLYREGRRARLLLDAAREAAAEAVGCRPDELVFTSSGTRAVHSGIHGSLSGRRRVGRHLVVSAVEHSSVLHAGAALEADGGTVTEVPVDRAGAVSPAAYAAALRPDTALACLQSANHEVGTVQPVAEVAEACRAAGVPLLVDAAQSLAWGPVEDGWSLLAASAHKWGGPAGVGLLAVRKGVRFAPQGPADERESGRAPGFENIPAIVAAAASLRAVRAEAAAAEAERLRALVDRVRTRVAELVPDVEVVGDPVRRLPHLVTFSCLYVDGETLLHELDREGFSVSSGSSCTSSTLTPSHVLRAMGVLSEGNVRVSLPLGTASSDVDRFLAVLPGVVSSVREKLGAPVSSPTPATPRGDLTIDALGKRCPIPVIELAKVITDVPVGATVTVLADDEAARLDIPAWCEMRGQEYVGETRRERGSAYVVRRVG; encoded by the coding sequence GTGCCCTACTTCGACGCCGCCTCCTCCGCCCCCCTGCACCCCGTGGCCCGCCAGGCCCTCCAGGCCTCGCTCGACGAGGGCTGGGCCGACCCGGCCCGGCTCTACCGCGAGGGCAGGCGGGCCCGGCTGCTGCTCGACGCGGCCCGGGAGGCCGCGGCCGAGGCGGTCGGCTGCCGGCCGGACGAGCTCGTGTTCACCTCTTCGGGGACGCGCGCGGTGCACTCCGGAATTCACGGCTCCCTCTCCGGCCGTCGGCGTGTCGGCCGCCATCTGGTGGTGTCGGCGGTGGAGCACTCCTCGGTGCTGCACGCGGGCGCGGCCCTGGAGGCGGACGGCGGCACGGTGACGGAGGTCCCGGTCGACCGGGCCGGGGCGGTCTCCCCCGCCGCGTACGCCGCCGCGCTGCGCCCCGACACGGCGCTGGCCTGCCTCCAGTCCGCCAACCACGAGGTGGGCACGGTCCAGCCGGTCGCCGAGGTGGCCGAGGCGTGCCGGGCGGCCGGGGTGCCGCTGCTCGTGGACGCGGCCCAGTCGCTGGCGTGGGGCCCGGTGGAGGACGGCTGGTCGCTGCTCGCCGCGAGCGCGCACAAGTGGGGCGGCCCCGCGGGGGTGGGGCTGCTCGCGGTCCGCAAGGGCGTCCGGTTCGCCCCGCAAGGCCCCGCCGACGAGCGGGAGTCGGGCCGGGCGCCCGGCTTCGAGAACATCCCGGCGATCGTGGCGGCGGCCGCGTCGCTGCGGGCGGTGCGGGCGGAGGCGGCGGCGGCCGAGGCGGAGCGGCTGCGGGCCCTGGTCGACCGGGTGCGCACCCGGGTGGCGGAGCTGGTGCCGGACGTGGAGGTGGTCGGGGACCCGGTGCGGCGGCTGCCGCATCTGGTCACCTTCTCGTGTCTCTATGTCGACGGGGAGACCCTGCTGCACGAACTGGACCGCGAGGGTTTCTCGGTCTCCTCCGGTTCGTCCTGTACGAGCAGCACGCTCACCCCGAGCCATGTGCTGCGGGCGATGGGCGTACTGAGCGAGGGCAACGTCCGGGTCTCGCTGCCCCTGGGCACGGCCTCCTCCGACGTCGACCGCTTCCTCGCGGTGCTGCCCGGGGTGGTGTCGTCCGTCCGCGAGAAGCTCGGCGCGCCGGTGTCCTCGCCGACCCCCGCCACCCCTCGCGGTGACCTGACCATCGACGCGCTCGGCAAGCGCTGCCCCATCCCGGTGATCGAACTGGCGAAGGTGATCACCGACGTCCCCGTGGGCGCCACGGTCACGGTCCTCGCCGACGACGAGGCGGCCCGGCTCGACATCCCGGCGTGGTGCGAGATGCGGGGGCAGGAGTACGTGGGGGAGACGCGGCGGGAGCGGGGGTCCGCGTACGTGGTGCGGCGGGTGGGGTGA
- the coxB gene encoding cytochrome c oxidase subunit II translates to MSPNGSDLPRCLKGAGGSPTSRRPMRRKLLQALTAGLVLATASGCSYNWEDFPRLGMPTPVTEEAPRILSLWQGSWAAALATGVLVWGLILWSVIFHRRSRTKVEVPPQTRYNMPIEALYTVVPLIIVSVLFYFTARDESKLLELSPKPAHTVNVVGYQWSWGFNYVEDVDGNPATGDAAKSKELSAIPDRFTKDFPAGADGVYDVGIPGTRNPQTGNPGPTLWLPKGEKVRFVLTSRDVIHSFWVVPFLMKQDVIPGHTNSFEVTPTQEGTFLGKCAELCGVDHSRMLFNVKVVSPERYQQHLKELAAKGQTGYVPAGIAQTDPAKNAETNKL, encoded by the coding sequence GTGAGTCCCAACGGCTCCGACCTCCCCCGCTGCCTGAAAGGCGCGGGCGGTTCCCCCACGTCGAGGCGCCCGATGCGGCGGAAGCTGCTGCAGGCGCTGACTGCGGGCCTGGTCCTGGCTACCGCGTCCGGTTGCTCGTACAACTGGGAAGACTTCCCTCGCCTGGGTATGCCCACCCCGGTGACGGAAGAGGCTCCGCGGATCCTCTCCCTCTGGCAGGGTTCGTGGGCGGCAGCGCTCGCCACGGGCGTGCTGGTCTGGGGCCTGATCCTGTGGAGTGTCATCTTCCACAGGCGCAGCCGCACCAAGGTCGAGGTACCTCCGCAGACCCGGTACAACATGCCCATCGAGGCGCTGTACACGGTCGTCCCCCTCATCATCGTCTCGGTGCTCTTCTACTTCACCGCGCGTGATGAGTCGAAGCTCCTTGAGCTCTCCCCGAAGCCGGCTCACACCGTCAACGTGGTCGGCTACCAGTGGAGCTGGGGCTTCAACTACGTCGAGGACGTGGACGGCAACCCGGCCACGGGCGACGCCGCGAAGTCCAAGGAGCTGTCCGCCATTCCGGACCGCTTCACCAAGGACTTCCCGGCCGGTGCCGACGGCGTCTACGACGTCGGCATCCCCGGCACGCGGAACCCGCAGACCGGAAACCCCGGGCCCACGCTGTGGCTGCCCAAGGGCGAGAAGGTCCGCTTCGTGCTGACGTCCCGTGACGTCATCCACTCCTTCTGGGTGGTCCCCTTCCTGATGAAGCAGGACGTCATCCCGGGGCACACCAACTCCTTCGAGGTGACCCCGACCCAGGAGGGCACCTTCCTCGGCAAGTGCGCCGAGCTGTGCGGTGTCGACCACTCCCGGATGCTCTTCAACGTGAAGGTCGTCTCCCCGGAGCGCTACCAGCAGCACCTCAAGGAGCTGGCGGCGAAGGGCCAGACCGGCTACGTGCCGGCAGGCATCGCTCAGACCGACCCCGCCAAGAACGCGGAGACGAACAAACTGTGA
- a CDS encoding DUF3043 domain-containing protein yields the protein MFRSRSKEEKAPTDKVTADLSKQPRDPEAPKGRPTPKRSAAQTQRRRASTVPSDRKEAAKRSREVRRIELAKQREALANGDQRYLPARDKGPVRKFVRDYVDSRFCVAEFFLPLAVIILVLSMVRIGSLQNISLLLWLAVIVLIVIDSIGLAFRLKRQLKERFPDEPTKGAVAYGLMRTLQMRRLRLPKPQVKRGERP from the coding sequence GTGTTCCGTAGCCGTTCCAAGGAAGAGAAGGCCCCCACCGACAAGGTGACGGCGGACCTCTCCAAGCAGCCCCGCGACCCCGAGGCCCCCAAGGGCCGGCCCACCCCCAAGAGGAGTGCGGCCCAGACCCAGCGCCGTCGGGCGTCGACCGTGCCGAGCGACCGCAAGGAGGCCGCCAAGCGTTCGCGCGAGGTCCGCCGCATCGAGCTGGCCAAGCAGCGCGAGGCGCTCGCCAACGGCGACCAGCGCTATCTGCCGGCCCGCGACAAGGGTCCCGTGCGCAAGTTCGTGCGCGACTATGTCGACTCCCGGTTCTGCGTCGCCGAGTTCTTCCTGCCGCTCGCCGTGATCATCCTGGTCCTCTCGATGGTCCGGATCGGCAGCCTGCAGAACATCTCGCTGCTGCTGTGGCTCGCCGTGATCGTGCTGATCGTGATCGACTCCATCGGTCTGGCGTTCCGTCTCAAGAGGCAGCTCAAGGAGCGCTTCCCGGACGAGCCCACCAAGGGCGCGGTGGCGTACGGCCTGATGCGTACGCTCCAGATGCGCCGGCTGCGTCTGCCGAAGCCGCAGGTCAAGCGCGGAGAACGGCCCTGA
- a CDS encoding PspA/IM30 family protein, whose product MDAGPVLWVLLQQLELESVRRGRAKPMSGVMKRMGMIFRAKANKALDRAEDPRETLDYSYQKQLELLQKVRRGVADVATSRKRLELQLNQLQSQSTKLEDQGRKALALGREDLAREALTRRASLTQQVTDLETQHQTLQGEEEKLTLAAQRLQAKVDAFRTKKETIKATYTAAQAQTRIAESFSGISEEMSDVGMAIQRAEDKTAQLQARAGAIDELLASGALDDQSGLQKDEIQAELDRISGGTDVELELQRMKAELTGGTSGQQAIEGGTAGPQDRPQQQTPRFDKQ is encoded by the coding sequence ATGGATGCAGGGCCCGTACTGTGGGTTCTGTTGCAGCAGCTGGAGCTGGAGTCCGTCAGAAGGGGGCGCGCGAAGCCCATGAGCGGTGTCATGAAGCGTATGGGGATGATCTTCCGCGCGAAGGCGAACAAGGCCCTTGACCGGGCCGAGGACCCGCGCGAGACCCTTGACTACTCGTACCAGAAGCAGCTGGAGCTGCTTCAGAAGGTGCGTCGCGGTGTCGCCGACGTGGCGACCTCCCGCAAGCGGCTCGAACTGCAGCTGAACCAGCTCCAGAGCCAGTCCACCAAGCTGGAGGACCAGGGCCGCAAGGCGCTGGCGCTCGGCCGCGAGGACCTGGCGCGCGAGGCGCTGACCCGCCGCGCGTCCCTCACTCAGCAGGTCACCGACCTGGAGACGCAGCACCAGACGCTGCAGGGTGAGGAGGAGAAGCTCACCCTTGCGGCCCAGCGGCTCCAGGCGAAGGTCGACGCCTTCCGCACCAAGAAGGAAACGATCAAGGCGACGTACACGGCGGCCCAGGCGCAGACCCGGATCGCCGAGTCCTTCTCGGGCATCTCCGAGGAGATGAGCGACGTCGGCATGGCCATCCAGCGGGCCGAGGACAAGACCGCGCAGCTCCAGGCGCGGGCCGGTGCGATCGACGAGCTGCTGGCCTCCGGCGCCCTCGACGACCAGTCCGGCCTCCAGAAGGACGAAATCCAGGCCGAGCTCGACCGCATCTCCGGTGGTACGGATGTAGAGCTGGAACTGCAGCGGATGAAGGCCGAGCTCACCGGCGGCACGTCGGGCCAGCAGGCCATCGAGGGCGGCACCGCCGGCCCGCAGGACCGTCCGCAGCAGCAGACCCCCCGCTTCGACAAGCAGTAG
- a CDS encoding sensor histidine kinase codes for MTFARIHGWLRAHPLAGDAALAGVVLICMIVGSFADPHGSNGPVFGTRTPSVTALVLAVLGAVSLVLRRRNPLAVLGLTGAVTVADLLAGNSPAPIAISPVVALYTVAAHTDRPTTYRVGITTMAVLTATAMCFGDAPWYAQENVAVLAWTGLAATAGDAVRSRRAIVESIRERAERAERTREEEARRRVAEERLRIARDLHDVVAHHIALVNVQAGVAAHVMDKRPDQAKEALAHVREASRSALNELRATVGLLRQSGDPEAPTEPAPGLALLDDLLGGFRRAGLPVELAPLDAAVRAGLPAAVDLAAYRVIQEALTNVRKHAGPDAKAEVSVVRVGPNTEITVIDNGTGNGDGATGGDGGGHGLLGMRERVSALGGTCTAGPRYGGGFRVQAILPVKTADTARTARTRKEAEAVRAAEGPGEGYA; via the coding sequence GTGACGTTCGCCCGCATCCACGGATGGCTCCGCGCCCACCCCCTCGCCGGGGACGCCGCCCTCGCCGGGGTCGTCCTCATCTGCATGATCGTCGGCTCCTTCGCCGACCCCCACGGCTCCAACGGCCCCGTCTTCGGGACCAGGACGCCCAGCGTGACCGCCCTCGTCCTCGCCGTGCTCGGCGCCGTCTCCCTGGTGCTGCGCCGCCGCAACCCGCTCGCGGTCCTCGGCCTGACCGGCGCCGTCACCGTCGCCGACCTGCTCGCGGGCAACTCGCCCGCCCCGATCGCGATCAGCCCGGTCGTCGCGCTGTACACGGTCGCCGCGCACACCGACCGCCCCACCACCTACCGCGTCGGCATCACCACCATGGCCGTCCTCACCGCGACCGCGATGTGCTTCGGGGACGCGCCCTGGTACGCGCAGGAGAACGTCGCCGTGCTCGCCTGGACCGGCCTCGCCGCGACCGCAGGCGACGCCGTCCGCAGCCGCCGGGCCATCGTGGAGTCCATCCGCGAGCGCGCCGAGCGGGCCGAGCGCACCCGTGAGGAGGAGGCCCGCCGCCGGGTCGCCGAGGAGCGCCTGCGCATCGCCCGCGATCTGCACGACGTCGTCGCCCACCACATCGCGCTGGTCAACGTCCAGGCCGGGGTCGCCGCGCACGTCATGGACAAGCGCCCCGACCAGGCCAAGGAGGCCCTCGCGCACGTACGCGAGGCCAGCCGCTCGGCGCTGAACGAACTCCGCGCCACCGTCGGCCTGTTGCGCCAGTCCGGCGACCCGGAGGCCCCCACCGAGCCGGCCCCCGGCCTCGCGCTCCTGGACGACCTGCTGGGCGGCTTCCGCCGCGCCGGGCTCCCGGTCGAGCTCGCCCCCCTCGACGCGGCCGTCCGCGCCGGGCTCCCGGCGGCCGTGGACCTCGCCGCGTACCGGGTGATCCAGGAGGCGCTCACCAACGTACGCAAACACGCGGGCCCGGACGCGAAGGCCGAGGTCAGCGTGGTGCGGGTGGGCCCGAACACGGAGATCACGGTCATCGACAACGGCACCGGGAACGGCGACGGCGCCACCGGGGGCGACGGCGGGGGCCACGGTCTGCTCGGGATGCGCGAGCGCGTCAGCGCGCTCGGCGGCACCTGCACGGCGGGACCCCGCTACGGCGGCGGCTTCCGGGTGCAGGCGATACTGCCGGTCAAGACGGCCGACACGGCCCGTACGGCGCGGACCCGCAAGGAGGCCGAGGCCGTCCGGGCGGCCGAGGGACCGGGGGAAGGCTACGCATGA